The following nucleotide sequence is from Candidatus Cloacimonadota bacterium.
AATGAACCCCATAGGTAGTTGATGATCTTTTCGTAGTCGCTGTTCTGCTGATTCTAATTTATCGGAAAGTTTCACCAAATTTTTGGGGGGATTTGTTCCTTTCAGCATTCTATTTCCTATTCTAAGAACATAATGAACAAATCCTCCGAAGGCAAACTGAATTGTAATCTCCCGGGATTAGTAAATTCTATCCTATCATCAAAAATAGCTACGAAAATGTTGACACCTTTTATTGAATAAAAGGATATAAATGATATTTTCCAACTTCTGATATTGAATTTCAATTTTTTCATCCCAGGTAGAAATAAAAATGGCTTCAATTATTTGAAGCCATTCATTATATTAAAGGTTAAAGTCTTCAATTAGATAAATTCCAATTATTTTGTAACGGTAACTGTTCTACAATTGATAGTTACATAACTAGTAAAACAGCTAATTAAGCCATCAACTAAAGTTGTTTCAGTCTTAATTTCATAATCAGTAGTCTCACCTGCCATAGAATTAGTATCTACTTCATTGATAGGGATTAATCCCCATAAAGCATACCATTGACGTGCAGTCTCAATGCCTTTCCCTTGTGGCCCACTTCCAATTTTATGAACATGTGCCATACAACCAACAAGAATTGTCAGGAAAAGAATGATAATAACAACAGAAGTAATTTTTTTAATCATATTTCTTTGCACTCCTCTCTGTTAATTTTTTAATTTTTCTATTGAACCAATTGAAGACTCAATAGCCTTTAAATTCTTTTCATAAACAGATAATGGAATTATATAATCCAATAAAAAAGGAGTTGTTGATGGAGAGCTTATAAGCAATTTCAAAATGACTAAACCATTTTCAGTAATAATAAATTGATTTATAAAGAAGCCCTTTAATCGAAAAATTCCTTCTTTAAAATCTCCATTTGAATATTTTTTTTTCAATGCTTTTTTATATCTATTTGCTATTTCATCTAAATTCTGAGTATCATTTGCTCCTAGTTGAGAAAGAAAGCAAAATGCATTATCGTTAGTATCAACAAAAACTTGAGAGGGGGTCAATTGAAAATCATCAGAACTGTCTGGTGTCGCTTCTTTTTGAATACTTTCAATTTGGGCTAAAATTTTAGCTGAAACTGGTTTCCAATGAAGTGGTGGGCAAAAAGAAATACCTATAGTTGACTCTGTATATGGCTCTTCTATTAATGTCCTGTCTACATTGAATTGTAATTCGTCAATTGGGGATCTATTGTTTTTTGGGGAGCAACAAAATAGAGGCAAAAAGGCCAAAAGCACTATGAAAAATAGTTTTAAATACTTGAATTCATTCCGCAAATATGTAAATAATTGTAAAAATATGGGTTTTAACATTTCTTTTTTATACTTAAAAATTTGGTAATAGATAACATATCTCCATAGATTTTCCTCAACTAATTTAAAAACACAGTTTAGTATTAAATTTTGGTTCTTTTTGAAATTAAAACTACATTTCTGTCAACTATTTTTTATTTTTTCATATCAAGCGTAACTTCATATTTTACAAAAGATTTATTTTCAGTTTCATTTCAGAAAAATTTTTAGATGAATCAGTAATATTTTTTCTCTATTGGAATGCATAATAGTATAATCTGCCAAGTTGTCACGATATAATCAGTGATTTCATAGGAATATTAAATAGAATACAGAGTTTATTATCCACTTGCTATATGGCGTTACAATTTTTGCTATTTATTTTTCTTCTTCAACTTCTCCCACCACTCAATTCTCTTCTTTATTTCTCGTTCAGAACCGATTTCTTGTGGATGGAAGATCTTCATTCCCTTCATTTTATCAGGAAAATACTTTTGATATTTGTAATGACTTTTATAATTATGTGAGTATTTATAATCTTTGCCATAATTAAGTTCCTTCATCAACTTTGTAGGAGCATTTCTAATATGCAAAGGAACCGGGAGATGACCGCTATTTTTTGCTATTTTTGCTGCTTTATTATAGGCGATATATACGGAGTTACTTTTTGGTGCGGAAGTAAGATAGATAACTGCTTGCGCAAGTGCATTACTAGCTTCCGGCATACCGACGAAATGAACTGCCTCTTTTGCAGCGATTGCTATCTCTAAAGCCTGATTGTCTGCAAGACCTATATCTTCGGATGCAAAACGAATGAGACGACGAGCGATGTAAAGTGGGTCTTCACCGCTCTCAAGCATTCTTGCCAGCCAGTATAAAGCTGCATCAACATCAGAACCACGCATACTTTTATGCAGAGCGGAAATAAGATTGTAATGTTCCTCTCCTTTTTTATCGTAAAACATACTGTTTTTCTTGAGCAATTCTTTTACCTTTGTCGTTGTAAGTCTTTTGCTTTCCTTGCCAAATGCCTTGATAATCAGTTCTATTGCATTAAGAGCAACTCTAGCATCTCCGCCAGCAAATTGGCTTAGATATCTTAAAATATCCTCATCAAACATTTTTCTATACTTCATTATATCGGCATTTGGATGGTCAAAGCTTCTGGACACGATTTTATAGATGTTGTTTTCAGTTAATTTTTCCAAGACGATTACCTTACAGCGGGATAGTAAAGGTGGTATGACCTCAAAAGATGGATTTTCTGTAGTAGCGCCAATCAGAATTATTATGCCTTTTTCCACAAAAGGTAGAAATGCATCTTGCTGAGCTTTGTTAAAGCGGTGGATTTCGTCAATAAAAAGAATGGTTTTTTTGCGTTTGTTAACAAGATTGTATTCTGCCTCACGCATTGCATTCCGAACCTCAGCAATTCCAGACAATACAGCGCTATAAGAGAGGAATTTAGCATTCGTTTTCTTTGCAATAATCTTTGCTAAAGTAGTTTTACCACTTCCGGGTGGTCCCCAGAAGACTAAAGAGGTGAGTTGGTCATTCTCTATAATTTTTCGCAGGAGAGAATCCTTTCTTAATATTTCCTTCTGGCCAACAAATTCGGTTAGAGATTGGGGTCGCACCCGATAGGCTAAAGGGGTGTCTTTATAGTCTATTTTTACAATTTTTGCAAATAAATCTTCTTTCATTTTATTTGTTAGGGGTTACAAATATTTCGCTTCTAACGGAGCTGTTTACGGAATCTGCTTACCGGGATGCCTGCTTGATTACGATATTTTGTTACTGCACGAAGAGAAATTGAAATTCCCTTTTGCGTCAATAAATGAACTATTTTTTGGTCACTAAGCGGAGAGAATTTATCTTCACTTTCAATAATTTTGACAATTTCCTTTTTGATGATTTGTGATGAAACATCACCAACATTACTTGTAAAGAACCATTTTAATGAGTAAACACCCAGAGGTGTATCAATATATTTATTCTTTACAACACGACAGACCGTAGATACATCTAAATTAATTTTATCTGAAATATTTTCGTATCTCATTGGTGTTAATTTTTTTAAACCATCTTTAAAGAATTTAGGCTGTTGCCGTACCATTTCAGCAACAATTTTATATAAAGTCTCCCTTCGCATCCATACTGCTTTAACATAATTTTCTGCAGATGTAATCTTGGACCTTATGTATTTTATAGTATTCTTTTTATCATAACATTTAGAAAGCATCTGTCTAATATATTTTTCATTAATAGCAATTTCTGGGATAAAAGAATCATTTATAATAATTTCTAATCTTTCATCAATCTTTTTTACAGTGATGTCCGGGAGAATATAAGATAGATTTTTTGAAGCAATTCTCCTGCC
It contains:
- a CDS encoding replication-associated recombination protein A; amino-acid sequence: MKEDLFAKIVKIDYKDTPLAYRVRPQSLTEFVGQKEILRKDSLLRKIIENDQLTSLVFWGPPGSGKTTLAKIIAKKTNAKFLSYSAVLSGIAEVRNAMREAEYNLVNKRKKTILFIDEIHRFNKAQQDAFLPFVEKGIIILIGATTENPSFEVIPPLLSRCKVIVLEKLTENNIYKIVSRSFDHPNADIMKYRKMFDEDILRYLSQFAGGDARVALNAIELIIKAFGKESKRLTTTKVKELLKKNSMFYDKKGEEHYNLISALHKSMRGSDVDAALYWLARMLESGEDPLYIARRLIRFASEDIGLADNQALEIAIAAKEAVHFVGMPEASNALAQAVIYLTSAPKSNSVYIAYNKAAKIAKNSGHLPVPLHIRNAPTKLMKELNYGKDYKYSHNYKSHYKYQKYFPDKMKGMKIFHPQEIGSEREIKKRIEWWEKLKKKNK